A portion of the Rhodococcus pseudokoreensis genome contains these proteins:
- a CDS encoding LysR family transcriptional regulator, whose protein sequence is MELRQVEYFLAVVEHEGINGAAASLGVAQPTISQALRGLERELGVQLFHRIGRGMVLSAAGRSLVGPSRQILRDVTAVEDLLATSDGALAGRLDVMAFPALAIGPLVDLVTEFRRTHPNVLVRLGELKDEAQAGSLIEDGHCEFVVAHLPLDDARLDVLELGEQEYWLVYPPGTDLPEGPVPLADLPDVPMVFVPRGHSVANEIEESIRHAGARPHLAALSDHREARLPLVLAGIGGTLLERSIAEAAQDRAVVRRAEPTFARTFGIAFDPDMLSPVGHAFVELVRAHTSNPEQSS, encoded by the coding sequence ATGGAGTTGCGTCAGGTCGAGTACTTTCTCGCTGTCGTGGAACACGAGGGCATCAACGGGGCCGCGGCGTCGCTCGGCGTCGCACAACCCACCATCTCGCAGGCACTGCGCGGGCTCGAGCGGGAACTGGGCGTGCAACTGTTCCACCGCATCGGCCGCGGCATGGTGCTCAGCGCCGCAGGCCGCAGCCTGGTCGGGCCGAGCAGGCAGATCCTGCGCGACGTCACCGCCGTCGAAGACCTACTCGCCACCTCCGACGGGGCACTCGCCGGCCGCCTCGACGTCATGGCGTTTCCGGCGCTGGCAATCGGGCCCCTCGTCGACCTCGTCACCGAATTCCGGCGGACCCACCCGAATGTGCTGGTGCGCTTGGGTGAATTGAAAGACGAGGCCCAGGCCGGGTCGCTGATCGAGGACGGGCACTGCGAATTCGTGGTGGCGCACCTCCCGCTCGACGACGCCCGGCTGGACGTCCTCGAACTCGGCGAACAGGAGTACTGGCTCGTGTACCCGCCGGGCACCGACCTGCCGGAGGGACCGGTTCCGCTCGCCGACCTCCCCGACGTCCCGATGGTCTTCGTTCCCCGCGGCCACTCCGTCGCGAACGAGATCGAGGAATCGATCCGTCACGCCGGAGCCCGCCCGCACCTCGCGGCGCTGTCCGATCACCGCGAGGCGCGACTTCCCCTGGTACTCGCGGGGATCGGCGGAACCCTGCTGGAACGGTCGATCGCGGAGGCGGCCCAGGACCGCGCCGTGGTCCGCCGGGCGGAGCCGACGTTCGCCCGCACGTTCGGGATCGCGTTCGACCCCGACATGCTCTCCCCCGTCGGGCACGCGTTCGTCGAACTGGTGCGGGCGCACACCTCGAACCCTGAACAGAGTTCATAG
- a CDS encoding LysR family transcriptional regulator, with translation MDLHLVTYFVAVVDHGGITRAAQSLYISQPSLSQAIRTLERRLGVTLFDRTGRRLELTEDGRTLDVAARRILADVERAKAKVAAVRELVSGRVDVVTYAAFSIDPIVDLVRRFREQYPRVTVRVIDADGPTGVLGALRRGEAELGVIDLSVDHSALHSVPIRDQELVLALPNALAETLPDPVPRSAVRDIPLIQDLGDKSDAALITELVGDPANVVVDCTHPGATWELVMRGAGATVLPRLVAEEQLRGVAIRSMTPKLTRPVGLVQRSGPGSPAASAFVSIAQATATREGN, from the coding sequence GTGGACCTGCATCTCGTCACCTACTTCGTCGCGGTAGTCGATCACGGCGGGATCACCAGGGCCGCGCAGTCCCTCTACATCTCACAGCCGTCCCTTTCGCAGGCCATCCGCACACTCGAACGCCGCCTCGGTGTCACCCTGTTCGACCGCACCGGGCGGCGTCTCGAACTGACCGAGGACGGCCGCACGCTCGACGTCGCCGCCCGGCGCATCCTCGCCGACGTCGAGCGGGCCAAGGCCAAGGTCGCTGCCGTGCGCGAACTCGTGTCCGGCCGCGTCGACGTCGTCACGTACGCGGCGTTCTCGATCGATCCGATCGTCGACCTGGTGCGCCGGTTCCGTGAGCAGTACCCCCGGGTGACGGTCCGCGTCATCGACGCCGACGGCCCCACCGGCGTTCTCGGTGCCCTGCGCCGCGGCGAGGCCGAACTCGGGGTGATCGATCTGTCCGTCGACCACAGTGCGCTGCACTCGGTCCCCATCCGCGATCAGGAACTGGTCCTGGCCCTGCCGAACGCGCTCGCCGAGACCCTCCCCGATCCGGTGCCCCGCTCGGCGGTCCGGGACATTCCCCTGATCCAGGATCTCGGCGACAAGAGCGACGCGGCCCTCATCACGGAACTGGTGGGCGACCCCGCGAACGTCGTCGTCGACTGCACCCACCCGGGCGCGACGTGGGAACTGGTGATGCGCGGCGCGGGGGCCACGGTCCTGCCCCGCCTGGTCGCCGAGGAACAGTTGCGCGGGGTCGCGATCCGGTCGATGACGCCGAAACTGACACGCCCCGTCGGTCTCGTCCAGCGGTCCGGCCCGGGATCGCCCGCGGCCTCGGCGTTCGTCTCGATCGCGCAGGCCACGGCAACTCGAGAGGGGAACTGA
- a CDS encoding crotonase/enoyl-CoA hydratase family protein, with the protein MSVVLTEFADGVAVITLNRPEAKNAVDLEVAKALAAAIDEFEARPDLTIAILTGAGGTFCAGMDLKAFSRGERPSLPGRGFGGLTEAPPTKPLIAAVEGWALAGGCELALSADLIVAARDAKFGIPEVKRGLAAAAGGLLRLPKVLPYPIAMEMAITGDPLTAEVAHAHGLVNRLTEPGQALDAARELAARVAANGPLAVRATKQVVAMSAAYTDPDAFAGQRRFLDPVFASEDAQEGARAFAEKRPPVWRGR; encoded by the coding sequence ATGAGTGTGGTTCTCACCGAATTCGCCGACGGCGTCGCCGTCATCACCCTGAATCGCCCGGAGGCGAAGAACGCCGTCGACCTCGAGGTCGCGAAGGCACTCGCTGCCGCGATCGACGAATTCGAGGCGCGGCCCGACCTGACGATCGCGATCCTCACCGGCGCCGGGGGCACGTTCTGCGCGGGCATGGACCTGAAGGCGTTCAGCCGCGGCGAACGGCCGTCGCTGCCCGGCCGCGGATTCGGCGGACTCACCGAGGCCCCGCCGACGAAGCCGCTGATCGCCGCCGTCGAAGGGTGGGCGCTCGCCGGCGGCTGCGAGTTGGCGCTGTCGGCCGACCTGATCGTCGCGGCCCGCGACGCCAAGTTCGGCATCCCCGAGGTCAAGCGGGGCCTCGCCGCCGCAGCGGGCGGTCTGCTGCGGCTGCCGAAGGTGCTGCCGTACCCGATCGCGATGGAAATGGCGATCACCGGCGATCCCCTCACCGCCGAGGTCGCGCACGCGCACGGACTCGTCAACCGGCTCACCGAGCCCGGTCAGGCCCTCGACGCCGCGCGCGAACTGGCGGCCCGGGTCGCCGCCAACGGTCCCCTCGCCGTCCGGGCCACCAAACAGGTCGTCGCGATGTCGGCCGCCTACACCGACCCCGACGCGTTCGCCGGGCAACGCCGCTTCCTCGATCCGGTGTTCGCCTCCGAGGACGCCCAGGAGGGTGCGCGTGCGTTCGCAGAGAAGCGCCCGCCGGTGTGGCGTGGCCGATAG
- a CDS encoding MBL fold metallo-hydrolase, translating into MIVTEDVGTVQREAWARGVLPPVEQVRPGLWSIPVPMPRNPLRYVLIYALVIPDGLALIDVGWDSEESWRALVDGIAQTGHHVTDVRYAAVTHLHPDHFGLAPRLREVSGAALAMHGADAALLGHHSPADTAADEHTWNTQLAQLGAPTGILAAARVDLVRLGPGESMDVVLGDGTPLDLPGWDLRAVWTPGHTPGHLTFVDGTHGLMFSGDHMLPRISPNISTVPGELENPLHRYLLSLHATTTMPDGEVLPAHEYRFRGIADRARQLMGHHEERFTEIVAALSVRPESTAWEISQHISWSRPFDTMSDRLLRLAVRETHAHLLVLADRGSIRSVGGHPERWTPTSRKEVTP; encoded by the coding sequence GTGATCGTCACCGAAGACGTCGGTACCGTCCAGCGTGAGGCCTGGGCCCGCGGCGTGCTGCCACCCGTCGAGCAGGTGCGCCCCGGATTGTGGTCGATCCCGGTTCCCATGCCGCGAAACCCGTTGCGGTACGTCCTGATCTACGCACTCGTGATCCCCGATGGTCTCGCGCTGATCGACGTCGGCTGGGATTCCGAGGAGTCGTGGCGGGCCCTCGTCGACGGGATCGCGCAGACCGGGCACCACGTCACCGACGTCCGGTACGCCGCCGTCACCCACCTGCATCCCGACCATTTCGGTCTCGCACCCCGGCTGCGGGAGGTCAGCGGGGCCGCGCTCGCGATGCACGGCGCGGATGCCGCACTGCTCGGCCACCATTCGCCGGCGGACACCGCAGCCGACGAACACACGTGGAACACCCAACTCGCCCAATTGGGGGCACCCACCGGCATCCTCGCGGCGGCCCGCGTCGACCTCGTCCGGCTCGGGCCGGGCGAATCCATGGACGTCGTACTCGGCGACGGCACTCCCCTGGACCTGCCCGGCTGGGATCTGCGGGCGGTCTGGACACCGGGGCACACGCCCGGTCATCTGACGTTCGTCGACGGCACCCATGGCCTCATGTTCAGCGGCGACCACATGCTGCCGCGCATCAGTCCCAACATCTCGACGGTCCCCGGCGAACTGGAAAATCCGCTGCACCGGTATCTGCTGTCGCTGCACGCCACCACCACGATGCCCGACGGCGAGGTGCTGCCCGCGCACGAGTACCGGTTCCGGGGTATCGCCGACCGCGCCCGGCAGCTGATGGGTCATCACGAGGAACGCTTCACCGAGATCGTCGCCGCTCTGAGCGTGCGCCCCGAATCGACGGCGTGGGAGATCTCGCAACACATTTCGTGGTCGCGTCCGTTCGACACCATGTCCGACCGCCTGCTCCGCCTCGCGGTCCGCGAAACTCACGCCCACCTGCTCGTTCTCGCCGACCGCGGAAGCATCCGCTCGGTCGGCGGCCACCCCGAACGCTGGACCCCCACCTCCCGTAAGGAAGTCACCCCATGA
- a CDS encoding long-chain-fatty-acid--CoA ligase → MSGLHLPQRVRHHAAERPGAPAVTCGDTTLTYAELDWRTNRIATALSTLTSRGGRIGALLRMRTEGVETFVAAAKSGLVFVPLNWRLPAAEAAAVAVDAGLEVLIVESEFAATADAVRDALPQVVVVVVDAADGDTLPPGAWTWERLVASGTATDPGLGDDPAAEVLQLYTSGTTGRPKGVVATHRNLHNEPDGLLIYHWKPDSVALDALPLFHIAGAGWLSTCLSAGVHVVLLGAFDARQVAELIDRHRITHAFLVPSTIQMLLDVPGLERYDVSSLELVAYGSAPITTTLLRRAIDRLGCGFVQRYGMTETTGSVTALAARDHDPSGDRAHLLRSAGRPMPGVEVEIRDVLTGARLPVGESGEIVCRSRNNVAGYWKQPDETANLLTHDGFLRTGDAGHLDAEGYLFVTDRVKDMIITGGENVYPIEVETVLAEHPAVAEVAVVGVPHRTWGETVTAVVRLVDPLDAPDKQDLIAFTADRLASYKKPREIVYVAELPRGASGKVLKRALREGLRDTEVSS, encoded by the coding sequence GTGAGCGGTCTGCATCTCCCCCAGCGCGTGCGGCACCACGCCGCGGAACGGCCCGGAGCACCCGCGGTGACGTGCGGTGATACCACACTGACGTACGCGGAACTCGACTGGCGGACCAACCGGATCGCAACAGCGCTGTCCACGTTGACATCCCGGGGAGGCCGCATCGGGGCACTGCTGCGGATGCGCACCGAGGGCGTCGAGACGTTCGTGGCCGCTGCCAAGTCGGGGCTCGTGTTCGTCCCGCTCAACTGGCGGCTCCCCGCCGCCGAGGCCGCCGCGGTCGCGGTCGACGCCGGGCTCGAGGTGCTGATCGTCGAATCCGAATTCGCGGCCACCGCCGACGCCGTCCGCGACGCACTCCCGCAGGTCGTCGTGGTGGTCGTCGATGCGGCCGACGGCGACACCCTTCCGCCCGGCGCCTGGACGTGGGAACGGCTGGTCGCGTCGGGCACCGCCACCGACCCGGGGCTCGGCGACGACCCCGCCGCCGAGGTGCTGCAGCTCTACACGTCGGGCACGACCGGGCGTCCGAAGGGTGTGGTCGCGACACATCGCAACCTGCACAACGAACCCGACGGCCTGCTGATCTACCACTGGAAACCCGACTCGGTGGCACTCGACGCCTTGCCGCTGTTCCATATCGCGGGCGCCGGCTGGCTGAGCACGTGCCTGTCCGCGGGCGTCCACGTGGTGTTGCTCGGTGCGTTCGATGCCCGGCAGGTCGCCGAACTGATCGACCGGCACCGCATCACCCACGCCTTCCTGGTTCCCTCGACCATTCAGATGCTCCTCGACGTGCCCGGCCTCGAACGCTACGACGTGTCGAGCCTCGAGCTGGTCGCGTACGGTTCGGCGCCGATCACCACCACACTGCTGCGGCGGGCGATCGATCGCCTCGGCTGCGGATTCGTGCAGCGCTACGGCATGACGGAGACGACGGGCTCGGTCACCGCCCTCGCCGCCCGGGACCACGACCCGTCCGGGGACCGCGCGCATCTGCTGCGGTCCGCGGGAAGACCCATGCCCGGTGTCGAGGTCGAGATCCGGGACGTGCTGACCGGCGCCCGGCTCCCGGTGGGCGAATCCGGGGAAATCGTGTGCCGCTCACGCAACAACGTCGCGGGCTACTGGAAACAGCCCGACGAGACGGCGAACCTGCTCACCCACGACGGTTTCCTGCGCACCGGCGACGCCGGGCACCTCGACGCGGAGGGCTATCTGTTCGTCACCGACCGGGTGAAGGACATGATCATCACCGGCGGCGAGAACGTGTACCCGATCGAGGTCGAAACGGTGCTCGCCGAGCATCCGGCGGTGGCCGAGGTCGCGGTGGTCGGTGTGCCGCACCGGACCTGGGGCGAAACCGTGACGGCGGTCGTCCGGCTCGTCGATCCGTTGGACGCACCGGACAAGCAGGACCTGATCGCGTTCACCGCCGACCGGCTCGCGTCGTACAAGAAGCCGCGCGAGATCGTCTACGTCGCCGAACTTCCGCGGGGAGCGAGCGGCAAGGTCCTCAAACGCGCCCTGCGCGAAGGACTCCGCGACACGGAGGTGTCGTCGTGA
- a CDS encoding ArsR/SmtB family transcription factor, translating into MAATPALNPEDVRRAAAALHTPDIDGWANRFELLSDGNRLRLLLCLHHAPDICVGDLAAALDMTGTAVSHALRLLRNQGWVSATRDGRSMRYRLTDDTVHELLHTIGATHYHNHTGAEEER; encoded by the coding sequence ATGGCCGCCACCCCCGCCCTGAACCCCGAGGACGTTCGGCGTGCGGCGGCGGCACTGCACACCCCCGACATCGACGGCTGGGCCAACCGGTTCGAACTGCTCTCGGACGGCAACCGCCTCCGGCTGCTGCTGTGCCTGCACCACGCCCCCGACATCTGCGTCGGCGACCTGGCGGCGGCCCTCGACATGACCGGGACCGCCGTCTCGCACGCGCTGCGGCTGCTCCGCAACCAGGGGTGGGTGTCGGCGACGCGGGACGGCCGTTCGATGCGGTACCGGCTCACCGACGACACCGTGCACGAACTGCTGCACACCATCGGTGCCACGCACTATCACAATCACACGGGCGCCGAAGAAGAAAGGTGA
- a CDS encoding CaiB/BaiF CoA transferase family protein: protein MENDPGLLPLDGITVVALEQAVAAPLATRHLADMGARVIKIERVGEGDFARNYDDAVFGQASHFVWLNRSKESIGVDLKSEVGRDTVAQLIAKADVFIQNLAPDAADRLGFGADALRAGHPELIVVNMSGYGSAGPRRERKAYDMLVQAETGMISVTGTPDTATKTGVPVSDIAAGMYAMTSVLGALFRRQRTGVGARIDVSMFDATAEWLGHPMYMKMYADKQIPRVGLGHAAIVPYDSYPTLDGQILIGVQNDRGWRQLVTDVFKRPDLADHPRFATNMLRVQHRAEVDALVAEETQRFTSAALDQALADSGIPAAELNDLGGLIEHPQLEQRDRWRDVGTEAGPIRAMLPPMTFSDVEMRMGDVPALGAHTDLILGELGWSAEDIASRRAEGVVG from the coding sequence ATGGAGAACGACCCCGGACTGCTGCCGCTCGACGGCATCACCGTCGTGGCACTCGAGCAGGCCGTGGCCGCTCCGCTCGCCACCCGCCATCTCGCGGACATGGGCGCGCGGGTCATCAAGATCGAACGCGTGGGGGAGGGCGACTTCGCCCGCAACTACGACGACGCGGTGTTCGGGCAGGCCTCGCATTTCGTGTGGCTGAACCGGTCGAAGGAATCGATCGGCGTCGACCTGAAGTCCGAGGTCGGGCGGGACACCGTCGCCCAGCTGATCGCGAAGGCCGACGTCTTCATCCAGAATCTCGCACCCGACGCCGCCGACCGCCTCGGGTTCGGCGCCGACGCACTGCGCGCCGGGCATCCGGAACTGATCGTCGTGAACATGTCGGGCTACGGCTCGGCCGGGCCGCGGCGCGAACGCAAGGCGTACGACATGCTGGTCCAGGCGGAAACGGGGATGATCTCGGTGACCGGCACCCCGGACACCGCGACCAAGACGGGTGTACCGGTCTCCGACATCGCGGCGGGAATGTATGCGATGACGTCGGTCCTCGGTGCCCTGTTCCGGCGGCAGCGCACCGGTGTGGGAGCGCGGATCGACGTGTCGATGTTCGACGCGACCGCGGAGTGGCTGGGCCATCCGATGTACATGAAGATGTACGCCGACAAGCAGATCCCGCGCGTCGGGCTCGGGCACGCGGCGATCGTCCCGTACGACTCGTATCCCACCCTGGACGGGCAGATCCTCATCGGCGTCCAGAACGACCGCGGCTGGCGGCAACTGGTGACGGACGTGTTCAAACGACCCGACCTCGCCGACCATCCCCGGTTCGCGACCAACATGCTGCGGGTGCAGCACCGGGCGGAGGTGGACGCCCTGGTGGCCGAGGAGACGCAACGTTTCACCAGCGCCGCCCTCGACCAGGCGCTCGCGGACTCCGGGATCCCGGCGGCGGAACTCAACGACCTGGGCGGGCTGATCGAGCACCCGCAACTCGAGCAGCGCGACCGCTGGCGTGACGTCGGGACCGAGGCCGGGCCGATCCGGGCGATGCTGCCGCCGATGACGTTCTCCGACGTGGAGATGCGGATGGGGGACGTGCCCGCGCTCGGCGCGCACACCGATCTGATCCTCGGGGAGCTGGGCTGGTCGGCGGAGGACATCGCGAGCCGCCGCGCAGAGGGTGTCGTCGGCTGA
- a CDS encoding class I SAM-dependent methyltransferase, translated as MSTPEADAATVSQRIFDASLGAIDLLAVHLGDRLGWYRSLASEGPATADELAERTSTHPRYAREWLEQQAVSGLLTVDAATPPKFTLPAGAAEVLTDEQSLNYLAPLARIFVAATTQMPALLEAYRTGGGVGWSQYGADARESQADMNRPWYEQVLPGALASVPEVDALLRTPGATIADVGCGGAWSTIALARAYPDATLHGYDIDTATVELARSNVHERPDVSDRITITESDAAGIPEGSCTAAFAFECIHDMPAPVEVLAAVRRALAPGGAMIVMDEAVDDEFSAPGSDVERLMYGFSLTVCLPDGMNHTPSVGTGTVMRPSTLRGYAESAGFGTMDVLPIEDFGFFRFYRLTV; from the coding sequence ATGTCCACACCCGAAGCCGACGCCGCGACGGTGTCCCAGCGCATTTTCGACGCGTCGCTCGGGGCCATCGACCTGCTGGCCGTCCATCTGGGAGACCGCCTCGGCTGGTACCGCAGTCTCGCGTCGGAAGGCCCGGCGACCGCGGACGAACTGGCCGAACGCACCTCCACTCATCCGCGGTACGCGCGCGAGTGGCTCGAGCAGCAGGCCGTGTCCGGACTGCTCACGGTGGACGCCGCGACGCCGCCGAAGTTCACGCTCCCCGCCGGTGCCGCCGAAGTGCTCACGGACGAGCAGAGTCTCAACTATCTGGCACCGCTCGCGCGGATCTTCGTCGCCGCGACCACGCAGATGCCCGCACTGCTGGAGGCGTATCGCACCGGCGGCGGGGTGGGGTGGTCCCAGTACGGCGCGGATGCCCGTGAATCGCAGGCCGATATGAATCGGCCGTGGTACGAGCAGGTTCTTCCCGGTGCGCTGGCGTCGGTCCCCGAGGTGGACGCGCTGCTCCGGACGCCCGGCGCCACCATCGCCGACGTCGGATGCGGCGGCGCCTGGTCGACGATCGCACTCGCGCGCGCCTACCCGGACGCCACGCTCCACGGCTACGACATCGACACCGCGACCGTCGAACTCGCGAGGTCCAACGTGCACGAACGACCGGATGTCAGCGATCGGATCACGATCACCGAATCGGATGCCGCGGGAATCCCCGAGGGCAGTTGCACCGCGGCCTTCGCGTTCGAGTGCATCCACGACATGCCCGCGCCGGTCGAGGTGCTGGCCGCGGTCCGCAGGGCGCTGGCCCCCGGCGGTGCGATGATCGTGATGGACGAGGCCGTCGACGACGAATTCTCCGCGCCGGGAAGCGACGTCGAACGACTGATGTACGGCTTCAGTCTCACCGTGTGCCTGCCCGACGGCATGAACCACACTCCCAGCGTGGGCACCGGAACGGTCATGCGCCCGAGCACATTGCGCGGTTACGCCGAGTCCGCCGGTTTCGGCACCATGGACGTCCTGCCGATCGAGGATTTCGGGTTCTTCCGGTTCTACCGGCTGACGGTGTAA
- a CDS encoding energy-coupling factor ABC transporter ATP-binding protein produces the protein MTPAVHLESVSFAYPDGRAALHRIDLTVEAGERVAVLGPNGAGKTTLMLHLNGILTATEGSVTVGGLALSQGASRDTLREVRRRVGIVFQDPDDQLFMPTVAQDVAFGPANFGVTGTTLDERVRDALAAVDMTAHSGRNPAHLSVGQRRRVALATVLACAPNVLVLDEPSSNLDPVARRELAEVLLGIDTTHLLVTHDLPYAAQLCTRAVILDEGRLVADGPILELLGDAELLARHRLELPWGFRLPTTGPHSPGERSVTPPTG, from the coding sequence ATGACCCCGGCCGTGCACCTCGAGAGCGTCTCGTTCGCGTATCCGGACGGCCGGGCCGCGCTGCACCGGATCGACCTCACCGTGGAAGCCGGCGAGCGGGTGGCCGTCCTCGGTCCGAACGGGGCCGGCAAGACCACACTGATGCTGCACCTCAACGGCATTCTGACGGCCACCGAAGGCAGCGTCACGGTCGGCGGGCTGGCGCTGTCGCAGGGGGCGTCGCGGGACACGTTGCGCGAGGTCCGGCGGCGGGTCGGGATCGTCTTCCAGGACCCCGACGACCAGTTGTTCATGCCCACCGTCGCGCAGGACGTCGCGTTCGGTCCGGCCAATTTCGGGGTCACCGGAACCACGCTCGACGAGCGGGTGCGCGACGCGCTGGCGGCCGTGGACATGACGGCGCATTCCGGCCGCAACCCCGCGCACCTGTCGGTGGGCCAGCGGCGCCGGGTCGCGCTGGCCACCGTCCTCGCGTGCGCCCCGAACGTCCTCGTGCTGGACGAGCCGTCGAGCAATCTCGACCCCGTCGCCCGGCGCGAACTGGCCGAGGTTCTGCTGGGTATCGACACCACGCACCTGCTCGTCACGCACGACCTCCCGTACGCCGCCCAGTTGTGCACGCGCGCCGTGATCCTCGACGAGGGGCGCCTGGTGGCCGACGGTCCGATCCTGGAGTTGCTCGGCGACGCCGAGTTGCTCGCCCGGCATCGCCTCGAGTTGCCGTGGGGTTTCCGGCTTCCCACGACCGGGCCTCATTCGCCCGGCGAACGATCCGTGACACCGCCGACCGGGTAG
- the cbiQ gene encoding cobalt ECF transporter T component CbiQ: MGAGHAHPLYLDGASPLHRLPAEVKIVCAVVFVFAVVATPREAFWAFAGYLAVLIVIWRIAGIALTWIGPRMLIELPFVTLAVLLPFAEGGARVTVAGLSLSVAGLYAAWGILVKGTLGVLVSLTLAATTPARDLPLGLARLRVPAMLTTIVVLMLRYLDLLTAEVERMRTARLSRGDDPRTFRQIGAAARGVGGLFVRSYERGERVHLAMLSRGFTGSVPTIGAPPATAAAWRTGLVPAVCAVGICLTTWVLR; encoded by the coding sequence GTGGGAGCCGGTCACGCCCATCCGCTCTACCTCGACGGTGCCTCCCCCCTGCACCGACTTCCCGCCGAGGTCAAGATCGTCTGCGCCGTCGTCTTCGTCTTCGCGGTGGTCGCGACGCCACGCGAAGCGTTCTGGGCGTTCGCCGGGTATCTCGCCGTCCTGATCGTGATCTGGCGGATCGCCGGCATCGCGCTCACGTGGATCGGGCCGAGGATGCTGATCGAGTTGCCGTTCGTGACGCTCGCGGTGCTGCTGCCGTTCGCCGAGGGCGGCGCCCGCGTCACCGTCGCCGGACTGTCGCTGTCCGTCGCGGGCCTCTACGCGGCCTGGGGCATTCTCGTGAAGGGCACTCTCGGCGTCCTCGTCTCGTTGACGCTCGCCGCGACGACGCCGGCCCGCGACCTGCCGTTGGGTCTGGCGCGGCTGCGCGTGCCCGCGATGCTCACCACGATCGTCGTTCTGATGCTGCGCTACCTCGACCTGCTCACCGCCGAGGTCGAGCGGATGCGCACCGCCCGGCTGTCCCGCGGCGACGACCCCCGCACGTTCCGGCAGATCGGCGCCGCCGCCCGGGGCGTCGGCGGATTGTTCGTGCGTTCCTACGAGCGCGGCGAGCGCGTCCACCTGGCGATGCTCTCGCGCGGGTTCACGGGTTCGGTTCCCACGATCGGGGCGCCCCCGGCGACCGCTGCGGCGTGGCGGACGGGGCTCGTGCCCGCGGTGTGCGCGGTGGGAATCTGTCTCACGACGTGGGTGCTCCGATGA
- a CDS encoding PDGLE domain-containing protein, whose product MISLRRFLIGFALVALLVAGAVSYLASPSPDGLDAATTRGCETVQTDTGEALVGDCIARNASAHHLSDSPLADYTVGGRAHLTGVAGVIGATATFVVAGGLFWLLSRARRNRTSP is encoded by the coding sequence GTGATCTCCCTCCGCCGCTTCCTCATCGGCTTCGCGCTGGTGGCGCTGCTCGTCGCCGGTGCGGTCTCCTACCTCGCCAGCCCGAGTCCGGACGGTCTCGATGCCGCGACGACGCGCGGGTGCGAGACCGTGCAGACCGATACCGGGGAGGCGCTCGTGGGTGACTGCATCGCCCGGAACGCGTCCGCGCATCACTTGTCGGACTCGCCGCTCGCCGACTACACGGTGGGCGGCCGGGCGCATCTCACCGGGGTCGCGGGCGTCATCGGCGCGACCGCGACGTTCGTCGTCGCGGGTGGCCTGTTCTGGCTGCTGTCCCGCGCGCGGCGCAACCGAACGAGCCCCTGA
- a CDS encoding energy-coupling factor ABC transporter permease, whose translation MHMSDGLINAPTSLLFVVVAALGLSIAAWRARSELDERTAPMAGLVAAFIFAVQMVNFPILPGVSGHLLGGALAAILVGPYTGMLCISIVLIVQALLFADGGLTALGANITNMAIIGVVVGYGVAVALRPLVVRQERLRFRVLGGISFAAALCGTVAASMGFVLEYAIGGHVTSGESTSLGAVAAYMLGAHVLIGIGEGIITAVTVTAVAKARPDLVYLLRTAPRRVEVRA comes from the coding sequence ATGCACATGAGCGACGGCCTGATCAACGCACCGACCTCCCTGCTGTTCGTCGTCGTCGCCGCGCTGGGACTGTCGATCGCCGCGTGGCGCGCGCGCTCGGAACTCGACGAACGCACCGCGCCGATGGCCGGTCTCGTCGCGGCCTTCATCTTCGCGGTCCAGATGGTCAACTTCCCGATCCTTCCCGGTGTGAGCGGCCACCTCCTCGGCGGCGCGCTCGCCGCCATCCTGGTCGGCCCGTACACCGGCATGCTCTGCATCTCGATCGTGCTGATCGTGCAGGCCCTGCTGTTCGCCGACGGTGGGCTGACAGCACTGGGGGCGAACATCACCAACATGGCGATCATCGGGGTGGTCGTCGGATACGGCGTCGCGGTGGCGTTGCGTCCGCTCGTCGTGCGGCAGGAACGACTGCGATTCCGCGTCCTCGGCGGGATTTCGTTCGCTGCGGCCTTGTGCGGAACGGTGGCGGCGTCGATGGGCTTCGTGCTCGAGTACGCGATCGGCGGACACGTCACGTCCGGGGAGTCGACCTCGCTGGGCGCGGTGGCCGCCTACATGCTCGGGGCGCACGTGCTGATCGGCATCGGCGAGGGCATCATCACGGCCGTCACGGTGACGGCCGTCGCGAAGGCCCGCCCCGACCTCGTGTACCTGCTGCGGACGGCGCCCCGGCGAGTGGAGGTGCGCGCGTGA